One part of the Cyprinus carpio isolate SPL01 chromosome B12, ASM1834038v1, whole genome shotgun sequence genome encodes these proteins:
- the vwa2 gene encoding LOW QUALITY PROTEIN: von Willebrand factor A domain-containing protein 2 (The sequence of the model RefSeq protein was modified relative to this genomic sequence to represent the inferred CDS: substituted 1 base at 1 genomic stop codon), whose amino-acid sequence MSSSSWLHLLLMLLFGQVWSISSVQEMQTDLETIMKINAAGEMMQCSAAVDILFVMDSSYSVGKGGFERSRHYPLRLREKFSQNLKIVRVGVIQFGSTPKLEISLDSYKSKEELKKKMKKIHYRGGSTQTGLAMKFVLRKGFSGRHNSTVPRVVILLSDGKSQGAVQLAASELKLSGVTLFAVGIRYPRXHKTLTWEELRELASSPSDTHVFFAEHFSDAVNGLFTTLTTSSVCTAIPSGCKVETYPCVQKTLETVKELQGKFMCWKGSKGYSTYTSLCPHYRYNKVYRQHPVVCHRTICPDPCDSQPCQNGGTCISEGLDKHRCECPVGYGSDPNCAPILSFDCSVDVLFLVEGSSALTLEGFLRFKSFLKRFMQAVLSSDTPVKMGLAQYGSDVKIEAKIGEHRDPAKLIQAVEGMQYRGGQAKAGNALHYITRHGFQSAPVFADVQDDLPRVVVLLTGTPSVDPVVEPAKYARDREIFIIGVAPDGMRAEINNITANPQRTITYQSPDRLSAKIPELRAKICSVDNQGCLGQALDLVFVLDASSGVGKDNFVHLQDFVRSTSVQFDINRDVAQVGLVVYGRRPITVFDLDKYDSGSAVLKAVGDANFLGGKASTGSALLHVLSQSLTVGKGARPGVNKAVVVLTDGTSAEDAAVPAQKIRDSGVSVFVIGIGDIQQEVLFRVAGSQDHMISVPSHDDLKYSEDVLVQMVCADVKKPVNLCSPNPCMNDGICVLLNGSYRCDCNGWKGPHCETRSREQPSRGDLPKPAGLGRRQHKSEKELLQRYKQHRRRHTSPVQHR is encoded by the exons ATGTCCTCTAGTAGCTGGCTGCATCTTCTTCTTATGCTCCTGTTTGGTCAAG TTTGGTCCATTTCCTCTGTGCAGGAAATGCAGACGGATCTTGAAACCATTATGAAGATAAATGCTGCTGGAGAAA TGATGCAGTGCTCTGCAGCGGTGGATATTCTCTTTGTGATGGATAGCTCTTACAGCGTTGGAAAAGGAGGATTTGAACGGTCCCGCCACTATCCCCTCAGATTAAGGGAAAAGTTCTCCCAAAATTTAAAAATC GTGAGAGTTGGCGTGATTCAGTTTGGTTCCACACCCAAGCTGGAAATCAGTCTAGACTCTTACAAGAGCAAAGAGGAGCTgaagaaaaagatgaagaaaatCCACTATAG AGGTGGAAGCACACAGACAGGTCTGGCTATGAAGTTCGTTCTGAGGAAGGGTTTTTCCGGCAGACACAATTCCACAGTGCCACGCGTCGTCATCCTCTTATCTGACGGAAAGTCCCAGGGGGCAGTGCAGCTGGCTGCCTCGGAGCTCAAGCTGTCTGGAGTGACTCTGTTTGCCGTGGGGATCCGTTACCCCAGGTAACACAAAACACTTACA TGGGAAGAGCTCCGTGAATTGGCGAGCAGCCCCTCCGACACTCATGTGTTCTTCGCGGAGCACTTCAGTGATGCTGTAAACGGATTATTCACCACCCTCACCACCTCATCTGTCTGCACTGCCATTCCTTCAG GGTGTAAAGTGGAGACTTACCCGTGTGTTCAGAAAACCCTGGAGACAGTCAAAGAGCTTCAGGGAAAATTCATGTGCTGGAAGGGGTCCAAGGGATACTCAACATACACATCCCTCTGCCCTCATTACAG GTATAACAAAGTTTACAGGCAACACCCTGTTGTGTGTCACAGAACTATATGTCCAG ACCCCTGTGACTCTCAGCCCTGTCAGAATGGTGGGACGTGTATATCTGAGGGACTGGATAAGCACCGCTGCGAGTGTCCCGTGGGCTACGGCAGTGACCCCAATTGTG CTCCCATTCTGAGTTTTGACTGCTCTGTGGATGTGCTCTTCCTGGTCGAGGGCTCCTCTGCACTTACTCTGGAGGGTTTCTTGCGCTTCAAGTCCTTCCTGAAGCGTTTCATGCAGGCTGTACTGAGTTCGGACACACCTGTGAAGATGGGGTTGGCCCAGTATGGAAGTGACGTGAAGATAGAAGCCAAAATCGGGGAGCACAGAGACCCAGCAAAGCTGATCCAGGCTGTTGAGGGCATGCAGTATCGGGGTGGGCAGGCCAAGGCTGGAAACGCCCTTCACTACATCACACGCCACGGCTTCCAGAGCGCACCCGTATTCGCTGACGTTCAGGATGACCTGCCGCGAGTGGTAGTGCTGCTTACGGGAACACCCTCTGTGGACCCTGTGGTGGAGCCAGCGAAGTACGCACGGGACAGGGAGATCTTCATCATCGGTGTAGCGCCAGACGGGATGAGGGCTGAAATAAACAACATCACAGCGAACCCCCAGCGCACCATCACATACCAGTCACCTGACAGATTGAGCGCAAAGATCCCAGAGCTAAGAGCCAAAATTTGCAGTGTTGACAACCAGG GCTGTCTGGGTCAAGCTTTGGACCTTGTTTTTGTGTTGGATGCCTCCAGTGGTGTAGGAAAGGACAACTTTGTCCACCTTCAAGACTTTGTCCGGAGCACCTCAGTGCAGTTCGACATCAATCGAGATGTGGCTCAGGTGGGACTGGTGGTTTATGGGAGGCGGCCCATCACTGTCTTTGACCTGGACAAGTATGACTCGGGCTCCGCTGTCCTGAAGGCAGTGGGAGACGCTAATTTTCTGGGTGGGAAGGCCTCTACAGGTTCAGCCCTGCTCCATGTGCTCTCCCAAAGCCTGACGGTGGGGAAAGGAGCACGGCCTGGAGTCAACAAGGCCGTGGTGGTGCTGACTGATGGGACGAGTGCGGAAGATGCAGCAGTCCCTGCCCAGAAGATCCGAGATAGTGGAGTGTCAGTGTTTGTGATCGGCATCGGGGACATACAGCAGGAGGTTCTCTTCCGCGTCGCCGGCTCGCAGGATCACATGATCTCTGTACCTTCACATGATGACCTGAAATACTCTGAAGATGTGCTGGTACAGATGGTGTGTGCAG ATGTGAAGAAACCTGTTAACCTGTGCAGTCCAAACCCCTGTATGAATGATGGCATCTGTGTGTTGCTCAACGGCAGCTACCGCTGTGATTGCAATGGTTGGAAAGGTCCACACTGTGAAACAC GAAGCAGAGAGCAGCCATCCAGAGGAGATCTTCCTAAACCTGCAGGCCTGGGGCGCCGTCAGCACAAGAGTGAAAAAGAGCTGCTGCAGCGCTATAAGCAGCACCGCAGGAGACATACATCCCCAGTTCAGCACAGATAA